The nucleotide window TTATAATACTGTTTGCCTCTTATGTTTCCGTGGTTCGGAAGTTCATGCTCAGGTTCCTGTTCTAAATCAATACGATCTAAGTTGTTTTCTAAAATATTTTGGATGGTCTTAAAATTGTAAATTCTAAAGTCAAGCGCTCGTTTACAGGCATTTATTAATCGCTGCTTACCAACCTTTTTTTCAAAGTTTAGTATTCCTAAACAACTTTTATAAGCCTGTTCAGGATGGTTTCTGCTTTCGATTATCTGCATAATATATTCTCCTACTGACTCATCAATACTACCTGCCCAATCAATGAATCGAGCAGCACTCCACTGAGCTACAAACTGATGTGAACTGGCTAAATGTTCTGGAGTTGTGGTATAGACATAAGGTTTGTAATTTCGCTGATGAACCGCTATTCGATTGTATTTATAATAGATCTCTACGGTTGATCTTGTGTACAAGAGTTTCGTTTTTTTCTTTACATATTGATACGGAACGCTGTAATAATTTTTGTCTTGACTTAATTGGACATGACCATTTTGCATTACCGTTGCAAAGGATTGATATTTGATTTCAAAGCGTTCTTGTGGTAGTGGACGCAGTTTTTGTTTCTCATCTTCTACAAACAATTCTTTTCGTGAGTAAGGACGACCTGTTAGTTTTCGATTATTATGAATGTCTAATAAATCCCATATCTGTTGGTTTAATTCTTCTAGAGAAAAGAATTTGGTTTCTTTTAGTGTTACATAAATTCTTCTGTATAATATCTTTACAGCCCCTTCAACTAATGACTTATCTCTAGGTTTATAAGCTCTAGTTGGCAAGATTGTAGTTTCGTAATGTTCCGCTAAGTCGGCTAAAGTTTCATTAATTGTTGGCTCAAAACGACTGCTTTTTATTACTGCAGATTTTAAATTATCTGGAACAATTGCTGCAGGAGTGCCTTCAAAAAAGCGCATGGCATTTTCTACAGAAGTAACAAAATCTTCCTTTTGCTGGCTCATAGAAGCTTCAGCATAGGTGTATTGACTAGCCCCTAATATAGCCACAAAGAATTGTACTTCTTTGATTTCTCCAGTGTCGCTATCAATAATGGATAGTGTTTTTCCAGCATAATCAACATACATTTTATCACCGGATTTATGATTCATATGCATCACTGGATTGACTTGTTTACTCCATACTTTGTAATAATGAGCAAATTGAGAACTCCTGTAACCATCAGGGTTTATGGCAGCATATTGTTCCCACATATGTTGTATGGTAACGCC belongs to Flavobacterium gilvum and includes:
- the istA gene encoding IS21 family transposase, with the protein product MANKITDMSKIRKVIKFYCDGKSKLFISSYLSLSRNTVKKYISLFEVLGLNFEFIDKKTDAELELLFSQTTVESISPKLQTLHNYFPKMERELKKVGVTIQHMWEQYAAINPDGYRSSQFAHYYKVWSKQVNPVMHMNHKSGDKMYVDYAGKTLSIIDSDTGEIKEVQFFVAILGASQYTYAEASMSQQKEDFVTSVENAMRFFEGTPAAIVPDNLKSAVIKSSRFEPTINETLADLAEHYETTILPTRAYKPRDKSLVEGAVKILYRRIYVTLKETKFFSLEELNQQIWDLLDIHNNRKLTGRPYSRKELFVEDEKQKLRPLPQERFEIKYQSFATVMQNGHVQLSQDKNYYSVPYQYVKKKTKLLYTRSTVEIYYKYNRIAVHQRNYKPYVYTTTPEHLASSHQFVAQWSAARFIDWAGSIDESVGEYIMQIIESRNHPEQAYKSCLGILNFEKKVGKQRLINACKRALDFRIYNFKTIQNILENNLDRIDLEQEPEHELPNHGNIRGKQYYN